Proteins from a single region of Methanotorris igneus Kol 5:
- the glmM gene encoding phosphoglucosamine mutase, translated as MKLFGTSGIRMKNLDPEIAYKVGFALSKKVNNVVIGRDTRTTGKLIESALIAGLLNGGSEVVTIGMVPTPVLGFSAREYDAGVMITASHNPPEYNGIKIFNNDGTAYRPSQEEEIENIVFSNGFKRASWDCVGDVWEDKRALKKYMDFILKNVNIETKFNVVVDCCNASGSLVSPYLFTDVGCHVISVNAHVDGRFIGRMPEPNEKNLKNTMAMIKGLNNKDGNYIGIAHDGDADRMIAIDEKGRMTDFDKLLAAFSRYIVEKTGKKIIITTVDASMVIDEYLEDLNVKVIRTKVGDVAVSEAMQKYNALFGGEPSGTWIHGDIHLTPDGILSGLRILEMMEFYGKKLYEIMDEIPSYINLREKVSCEDEKKKKVMEYVIEKGESLFKTTPETVDGARFNVEGGWVLIRPSGTEPYVRVRVEAKDNKTAKELLEKGIKLVNEGLKLGSVQYEYW; from the coding sequence ATGAAACTCTTTGGAACTTCAGGAATAAGGATGAAAAACCTTGATCCAGAAATTGCATACAAAGTAGGGTTTGCACTATCAAAAAAAGTGAACAATGTTGTTATTGGAAGGGATACAAGAACAACAGGAAAGTTAATAGAGAGTGCATTAATAGCAGGCCTGTTGAATGGAGGTAGCGAGGTAGTAACAATAGGTATGGTTCCAACACCAGTTTTAGGATTTTCTGCGAGGGAATATGATGCAGGCGTTATGATCACCGCTTCTCACAACCCTCCAGAATATAATGGAATAAAGATTTTTAATAACGATGGAACCGCATATAGACCAAGTCAGGAAGAGGAGATTGAAAACATTGTTTTTAGCAATGGCTTTAAAAGGGCTTCATGGGATTGTGTGGGGGATGTTTGGGAGGATAAGAGAGCGTTGAAAAAATACATGGACTTTATTTTAAAAAATGTAAACATAGAGACAAAATTCAATGTGGTTGTAGATTGTTGCAATGCTTCTGGAAGTTTGGTCTCTCCATATTTATTTACTGATGTGGGATGTCATGTTATATCGGTAAATGCCCATGTGGATGGAAGATTTATAGGAAGGATGCCAGAGCCAAATGAAAAGAATTTAAAGAACACAATGGCAATGATTAAAGGACTAAACAATAAAGATGGAAATTATATTGGTATTGCACATGATGGTGATGCCGATAGGATGATTGCTATTGATGAAAAAGGTAGGATGACAGATTTTGATAAACTTTTGGCTGCATTTTCAAGATATATTGTTGAAAAAACTGGTAAAAAAATAATAATAACAACAGTTGATGCATCAATGGTTATTGATGAATATTTGGAAGATTTGAATGTTAAAGTTATTAGGACAAAAGTTGGAGATGTTGCGGTTTCAGAGGCAATGCAAAAATATAACGCATTATTTGGAGGAGAGCCGAGTGGAACATGGATTCATGGGGACATTCATCTAACACCAGATGGAATTTTGAGTGGTTTGAGGATTTTGGAGATGATGGAGTTTTATGGTAAAAAATTATATGAGATAATGGACGAAATCCCATCCTATATAAATTTAAGAGAGAAAGTTTCATGTGAAGATGAGAAAAAGAAAAAAGTAATGGAGTATGTTATTGAGAAGGGAGAGAGTTTATTTAAAACAACCCCTGAAACCGTTGATGGAGCAAGATTTAATGTAGAGGGTGGGTGGGTTTTAATAAGACCTTCAGGAACTGAACCATACGTAAGGGTTAGAGTTGAGGCAAAAGACAATAAAACTGCAAAAGAACTTTTAGAAAAGGGAATAAAATTAGTAAATGAAGGTTTAAAATTGGGGTCTGTCCAATATGAGTATTGGTGA
- the glmU gene encoding bifunctional UDP-N-acetylglucosamine diphosphorylase/glucosamine-1-phosphate N-acetyltransferase GlmU, with protein sequence MDAVILCAGKGERLRPLTENRPKPMIPVAGKPILEHIIEKVENLVDNIYLVVKYKKEVIIEHFKNRPKIKFLEQGEIDGTGQAVLTAKDYVDGDFLVLNGDIIFEDDLEKFLKCKNAMALTEVKNPENFGVVVLDKDNNIIELQEKPENPKSNLINAGIYKFEDEIFEILEDIEPSERGEVELTDAIKELIKDRKIKGIKLDGYWNDIGRPWDILDANKHLLGKIKTSIKGKVEENVVIKGEVIIEEGATIKANSVIEGPAIIKKGAVVGPLAYIRPNTVLMENTFVGNSSEVKGSIIMKNTKIPHLSYVGDSIIGENCNFGCNTITANLRFDDKPVKVNIKGKRIGSVRKLGVIMGDNVKTGIQVSFMPGVKVGSNCWIGANCLIDKDVESNTFVYKKEEKIIKTLNTIGGLSNMGIGE encoded by the coding sequence ATGGATGCAGTAATTTTATGCGCTGGAAAAGGGGAACGCCTAAGGCCTTTAACAGAAAACAGACCAAAACCAATGATACCAGTTGCAGGAAAGCCTATTTTAGAGCATATTATTGAGAAAGTTGAGAATTTGGTGGATAATATTTATTTGGTTGTTAAATATAAAAAAGAAGTTATCATTGAGCACTTCAAAAACCGCCCAAAAATCAAATTTTTAGAGCAAGGGGAGATAGATGGAACTGGACAGGCAGTTTTAACCGCAAAAGATTATGTTGATGGTGATTTTTTGGTTTTAAATGGGGATATTATTTTTGAAGATGATTTGGAAAAGTTTTTAAAATGCAAAAATGCCATGGCACTAACGGAGGTAAAAAACCCAGAGAACTTTGGAGTTGTCGTTTTGGATAAAGATAACAACATCATAGAACTCCAAGAAAAACCAGAAAACCCAAAATCAAATTTAATAAATGCAGGTATTTACAAATTTGAGGATGAAATTTTTGAGATTTTAGAAGATATTGAGCCATCTGAAAGGGGAGAGGTTGAATTAACCGATGCAATAAAGGAACTCATCAAAGATAGGAAAATAAAGGGCATTAAGTTGGATGGTTATTGGAACGACATAGGAAGACCATGGGACATTTTGGATGCAAATAAGCATTTATTGGGAAAAATAAAAACCAGTATTAAAGGAAAAGTTGAGGAAAATGTTGTTATTAAGGGGGAAGTTATTATAGAAGAAGGAGCAACTATAAAAGCAAATTCTGTTATTGAGGGTCCAGCAATCATTAAAAAAGGTGCCGTAGTTGGACCTTTAGCGTATATAAGACCAAACACTGTTTTGATGGAGAATACTTTTGTTGGAAACTCTTCAGAGGTTAAAGGGAGCATAATAATGAAGAATACAAAAATTCCTCACCTTTCTTATGTTGGAGACAGCATTATTGGAGAGAACTGTAACTTTGGGTGTAATACAATAACGGCAAATTTAAGGTTTGATGACAAACCAGTTAAGGTGAATATAAAAGGAAAAAGAATTGGTAGCGTTAGAAAATTAGGGGTTATAATGGGCGATAATGTAAAAACAGGAATCCAAGTTTCATTTATGCCGGGAGTTAAAGTGGGAAGCAACTGCTGGATTGGAGCAAATTGTTTGATAGATAAGGATGTCGAAAGCAATACTTTTGTCTATAAAAAAGAGGAGAAAATAATAAAAACTCTAAACACTATTGGGGGTCTGTCCAATATGGGTATTGGTGAGTAA
- a CDS encoding deoxyuridine 5'-triphosphate nucleotidohydrolase: MLIGAKISKNFVKVKDNIQIQQCGIDLRVGKIYKIVGKGTIDFTNEKRKLPAYIEVFDSEKDVKIDLEPGVYIVKTADKIKVPENVAGFAYPRSSLLRMGATLYTAVHDPGYEGYPAYLLHVLNPITIYKHARIAQIVFVECRDVAGLYEGIYNER; this comes from the coding sequence ATGCTTATTGGAGCAAAAATATCAAAAAATTTTGTCAAAGTTAAAGATAATATTCAAATCCAGCAGTGTGGAATTGATTTGAGAGTTGGAAAAATTTATAAAATTGTTGGGAAAGGAACCATTGATTTTACAAATGAAAAAAGGAAGCTTCCAGCATACATAGAGGTTTTTGACTCTGAAAAGGATGTGAAAATAGACTTAGAACCAGGGGTTTATATTGTAAAAACAGCAGATAAAATAAAAGTTCCTGAAAATGTTGCCGGATTTGCATATCCAAGAAGTTCTTTGTTAAGAATGGGAGCAACACTATATACCGCAGTTCATGATCCTGGATACGAGGGATATCCTGCTTACTTACTACACGTTCTAAATCCAATAACCATTTATAAGCATGCAAGGATTGCTCAGATTGTTTTTGTTGAGTGCAGGGATGTTGCTGGATTGTATGAGGGCATATACAATGAAAGATAA
- the afpA gene encoding archaeoflavoprotein AfpA — protein sequence MLKIAWGITGCGDKLPEVVEIMKKLKNKYNLDVDIYLSKNAKIVVKWYKLWEVLEDEFYDLRVEVNSNAPFLVGKLQTGKYDLFLVAPATANTTAKIAYGIADTLITNSVAQAMKARVPVYIFPPDNKKGKIETLLPGNKKLTLYIRDVDVENVEKIRRMEGIEVLDNPEDIEKVILKHIEMKKQKENKK from the coding sequence ATGTTAAAAATCGCATGGGGAATTACTGGATGCGGAGATAAACTGCCAGAAGTCGTTGAAATAATGAAGAAACTAAAAAATAAATACAATTTGGATGTGGATATCTACCTTTCAAAAAATGCAAAGATTGTTGTGAAGTGGTATAAGTTATGGGAAGTTTTGGAGGATGAATTTTATGATTTGAGAGTTGAGGTTAATTCAAATGCCCCATTTTTGGTTGGGAAATTGCAAACTGGCAAATATGATTTGTTTTTAGTCGCTCCTGCAACAGCAAACACAACGGCAAAGATTGCCTATGGGATTGCTGATACTCTAATAACCAACTCAGTTGCTCAAGCAATGAAGGCGAGAGTTCCAGTTTACATATTTCCACCAGATAACAAAAAAGGAAAAATAGAAACACTTTTGCCAGGAAATAAAAAATTAACCTTATATATAAGAGATGTTGATGTTGAAAATGTTGAGAAAATTAGAAGAATGGAAGGAATTGAGGTCTTAGATAACCCTGAGGATATAGAGAAGGTTATTTTAAAACATATAGAAATGAAAAAACAAAAAGAAAACAAAAAATGA
- the cooS gene encoding anaerobic carbon-monoxide dehydrogenase catalytic subunit: MKSCIAAIPEIKEMVEKAKEKGFETPHTRFPNQFPKCPYGLKGVYCILCANGPCRITEKTPYGVCGATADVIVARNLCRAVAAGASCYVHCAENAARALLAAGKGEGSYEIKNENKLRFLAKKLGFDANKDAKELAVEVAEFILEDMYKPRWEKSELVPKLCPEKRLKVFKELDILPGGAKGEIVDALTKTSTNLNSNPMDLLVHCLRLGLHAGFTGLLMTCWLNDILFGSPKITVVENGFSSVKPENVNIMITGHQHALIQPLCEAAMEEDLIKMAKEAGAEGIKIIGATCNGQDMETRIAHLPESFVGYIANNFTTEPLVATGLIDAIVSEFNCTFHGLKFIAQGLKTKMICVDDMAFVEGAEYIPWEPENAKEKAREIIKKAIEAFKERKDIPRDYYDSKVKSVVGVGEDSLVEFLGGSVKPLIDLIASGKIKGVVGVVGCSNIASGGHDNIIVTLTKELIKRDILVLAGGCVNSPLKHAGLFDPASAELAGENLKEVCKSLGIPPVLNFGACLSIARIEQVAVAIAEELGVDIPDLPVAASAPQWLEEQALADATYAIDMGFTVHVSPVPFVTGSELVTKVLTEAVEGLTGGKLIPEPNPYKAADILEEVIMEKRKKLGI; encoded by the coding sequence ATGAAGAGTTGTATTGCTGCTATACCTGAGATAAAGGAGATGGTTGAGAAGGCAAAGGAAAAAGGATTTGAGACACCACACACAAGGTTCCCAAACCAATTCCCAAAATGTCCTTACGGATTGAAGGGGGTTTACTGTATATTATGTGCTAACGGACCCTGCAGAATAACCGAAAAAACACCTTACGGGGTTTGTGGAGCAACAGCGGATGTTATTGTGGCAAGGAACTTATGTAGAGCAGTTGCTGCAGGGGCATCATGTTATGTCCACTGTGCTGAAAACGCTGCAAGGGCATTATTAGCAGCAGGAAAAGGAGAAGGTTCTTATGAAATAAAAAATGAGAATAAGTTAAGATTCTTAGCAAAAAAACTTGGCTTTGATGCAAATAAAGATGCAAAGGAACTTGCTGTTGAAGTTGCAGAGTTCATATTAGAGGATATGTATAAACCAAGATGGGAAAAGAGCGAATTAGTTCCAAAACTCTGTCCAGAAAAAAGATTAAAAGTATTTAAGGAATTGGATATTCTTCCAGGAGGAGCAAAAGGGGAGATTGTTGATGCATTAACAAAAACCTCAACAAACTTAAACAGCAATCCAATGGATTTGTTAGTTCACTGCCTTAGATTAGGATTACATGCAGGATTTACAGGGCTTTTGATGACATGCTGGCTAAATGACATCTTGTTTGGCTCACCAAAAATTACAGTAGTTGAGAATGGATTTTCCTCAGTCAAACCAGAGAATGTAAACATTATGATTACTGGACACCAACATGCTTTAATACAACCATTATGCGAGGCTGCGATGGAAGAGGATTTAATAAAAATGGCAAAAGAAGCAGGGGCAGAAGGAATAAAGATTATTGGAGCAACATGTAACGGGCAAGATATGGAGACAAGAATTGCCCACCTACCAGAGAGTTTTGTTGGATACATAGCAAATAACTTCACAACTGAACCATTGGTTGCAACGGGTTTAATTGATGCAATTGTATCAGAGTTCAACTGTACATTCCATGGATTGAAGTTCATAGCACAAGGATTAAAAACAAAGATGATTTGTGTTGATGACATGGCATTTGTTGAGGGGGCTGAATATATCCCATGGGAGCCAGAAAATGCAAAAGAAAAAGCAAGAGAAATAATTAAGAAAGCAATTGAAGCATTCAAGGAAAGAAAAGATATTCCAAGAGATTACTACGACAGCAAAGTTAAATCAGTTGTTGGTGTTGGGGAGGATTCATTAGTTGAATTCTTAGGAGGAAGTGTCAAGCCATTAATTGACTTAATTGCAAGTGGAAAGATTAAAGGGGTTGTTGGGGTTGTTGGATGTTCCAACATAGCAAGTGGAGGACACGACAATATAATTGTGACATTAACAAAAGAACTCATCAAGAGAGATATCTTGGTCTTAGCGGGAGGTTGTGTAAACAGCCCATTGAAACACGCAGGCCTCTTTGACCCAGCAAGTGCAGAATTGGCAGGAGAGAACTTAAAAGAAGTTTGTAAGAGCTTAGGAATTCCACCTGTCTTGAACTTTGGGGCATGTTTGAGTATTGCAAGAATTGAGCAAGTTGCAGTTGCAATTGCAGAGGAGTTAGGTGTTGATATTCCTGACTTACCTGTTGCTGCTTCTGCACCACAGTGGTTAGAGGAGCAAGCATTAGCAGATGCAACCTATGCAATAGATATGGGGTTCACTGTTCACGTTTCACCAGTTCCATTTGTTACTGGCAGTGAATTGGTAACAAAAGTTTTAACAGAAGCAGTTGAAGGCTTAACAGGAGGAAAACTCATTCCAGAACCAAATCCATACAAAGCTGCTGACATATTAGAGGAAGTAATTATGGAAAAGAGGAAAAAATTGGGCATCTAA
- a CDS encoding NADH-quinone oxidoreductase subunit B family protein: MVECGSCGRIVDKIMKKYNLKDIALISGAVNLDDGEEVEKLKKIRENSKIVIAVGSCAVSGGFHRMLIGLENGFPQRFVRIGDVIKVDYAIIGCYPEEKEVEKVVEAILNNDEETLKPYRVIAGEPIIKPYMTVDEVLLTSNKELCLGCDTSPIENTYCTGCGTCVAKCPADALNIDEKPTVNMDKCVKCGTCFFSCIKVGVM; encoded by the coding sequence ATGGTTGAATGCGGTTCATGTGGAAGAATTGTTGATAAGATAATGAAAAAATACAACTTAAAGGATATTGCTCTCATAAGCGGGGCAGTTAATTTGGATGATGGGGAAGAAGTTGAGAAATTAAAGAAAATTAGAGAAAATAGCAAAATAGTAATAGCTGTTGGAAGTTGTGCTGTAAGCGGGGGATTCCATAGAATGCTTATTGGTTTGGAAAATGGATTTCCGCAGAGGTTCGTAAGGATTGGGGATGTTATTAAAGTAGATTATGCAATAATTGGCTGTTATCCAGAAGAAAAGGAAGTTGAGAAAGTTGTTGAGGCAATTTTAAACAACGATGAGGAAACACTTAAACCATACAGAGTTATTGCAGGAGAACCAATTATAAAGCCATACATGACAGTTGATGAAGTTCTCTTAACTTCAAATAAGGAATTGTGTTTGGGATGTGACACAAGTCCAATAGAAAACACTTACTGCACTGGTTGTGGGACATGTGTTGCAAAATGCCCAGCAGATGCTTTAAACATTGATGAAAAGCCAACAGTCAATATGGATAAGTGTGTTAAGTGTGGAACATGCTTCTTCTCCTGTATAAAAGTTGGGGTGATGTAA
- a CDS encoding Coenzyme F420 hydrogenase/dehydrogenase, beta subunit C-terminal domain, giving the protein MNILSIKSNYDGQDGGFVTALTTYCLKEGILDAVVVVGANNWKPYPFIATKPEDILKASKSKYSISPNNKLLEYATENYDNVGLVGVPCQILGGNKFDLKMKIGLFCTKNFPYDAIKNIVDGLGIPIDRVEKMDIKKGKFIVKTSEIENLIKKKEMVKEIPIKEIEKFANPACRLCCDFSAEYADISVGSVGSEDGWNTVIIRNNNCKKIIDEMHEKGLVEIKLDVDVNAIQKLENIKKRNQEINKCSAYYAVCPYIF; this is encoded by the coding sequence ATGAATATCCTATCTATAAAATCAAATTATGATGGACAGGATGGAGGTTTTGTGACTGCATTAACTACCTACTGCTTAAAAGAGGGTATTTTAGATGCTGTTGTGGTTGTTGGGGCAAACAACTGGAAGCCATATCCTTTTATAGCAACAAAACCAGAGGATATTTTGAAGGCATCAAAAAGCAAATACTCAATCTCTCCAAATAACAAACTCCTTGAGTATGCAACAGAAAATTACGACAATGTAGGATTGGTTGGAGTACCATGCCAAATATTGGGAGGAAATAAGTTTGATTTAAAAATGAAGATTGGTTTGTTCTGCACAAAAAACTTTCCTTACGATGCAATAAAAAATATTGTTGATGGTTTGGGTATTCCAATTGACAGAGTAGAAAAAATGGATATTAAAAAAGGAAAATTCATTGTAAAAACATCAGAAATAGAAAATTTGATTAAAAAGAAGGAAATGGTTAAAGAAATTCCAATAAAGGAGATAGAGAAGTTCGCTAATCCTGCATGTAGGTTATGCTGCGATTTCAGTGCAGAATATGCAGATATTTCAGTTGGAAGTGTTGGAAGTGAGGACGGTTGGAATACAGTAATTATTAGAAATAATAACTGCAAGAAGATAATTGATGAAATGCATGAAAAAGGTTTAGTTGAGATTAAATTGGATGTCGATGTAAATGCAATACAGAAATTAGAAAATATTAAAAAGAGAAATCAGGAAATTAATAAATGCTCAGCATACTATGCAGTATGTCCTTACATCTTCTAA
- the hpt gene encoding hypoxanthine/guanine phosphoribosyltransferase: protein MLLEETLKSCPTVKRGDYEYFIHPISDGVPIVNPKLLREVATRIIKEVDFENIDKIVTAEAMGIPLVTTLSLYTDVPYVIMRKREYKLKGEIPVHQETGYSKGQLYLNGIEKGDRVLIVDDVISTGGTMIAIINALKKAGAEIKDIVCVIERGEGKKIVEEKTGYKIKTLVKLDVKDGKVVIL, encoded by the coding sequence ATGTTGTTAGAAGAGACATTAAAATCATGCCCAACTGTGAAAAGAGGTGACTATGAATACTTCATCCACCCAATATCTGACGGTGTTCCTATTGTAAACCCAAAATTATTGAGAGAGGTTGCCACACGGATTATAAAAGAGGTCGATTTTGAAAATATTGATAAAATAGTCACTGCAGAGGCGATGGGGATTCCATTAGTAACAACACTGTCTTTGTATACTGACGTTCCTTATGTAATTATGAGAAAGAGAGAATACAAATTAAAAGGGGAAATTCCCGTTCATCAAGAAACAGGATACAGCAAAGGGCAACTCTATCTAAATGGAATTGAAAAAGGAGATAGAGTTTTGATAGTTGATGATGTTATATCAACTGGAGGTACAATGATTGCAATAATAAATGCATTAAAAAAAGCGGGGGCAGAGATAAAGGATATAGTATGTGTTATCGAAAGAGGGGAAGGAAAGAAAATTGTTGAAGAAAAAACAGGATACAAAATTAAAACATTGGTTAAATTGGATGTTAAGGATGGAAAGGTCGTAATTTTATAA
- a CDS encoding MGMT family protein, which produces MEKVVVEINGYFVGFIFKDDVLIRNTIPLSRDEISRFFGWGKVSNKKHHIKMAEYILKLYFGEMLDREVRELINYSLDVSPFTKKVLEVVKDIPYGKVRTYGEIARELNTSPRAVGGAMNKNPLPLIIPCHRVVGKNNIGGYSYGIRHKINILKNEGIIYQ; this is translated from the coding sequence TTGGAAAAAGTTGTTGTAGAGATAAATGGATATTTTGTTGGCTTTATATTTAAAGATGATGTGTTAATTAGAAACACTATCCCACTATCCAGAGATGAGATCAGCAGGTTCTTTGGTTGGGGGAAGGTATCAAATAAAAAACATCACATAAAAATGGCAGAATACATTCTAAAATTATATTTTGGGGAAATGTTAGATAGAGAAGTTAGGGAATTAATAAATTATAGTTTGGATGTCTCTCCATTCACAAAAAAAGTTTTAGAGGTTGTTAAAGATATCCCATATGGGAAAGTTAGGACTTATGGAGAAATTGCAAGAGAATTAAACACATCTCCAAGGGCTGTCGGAGGAGCTATGAACAAAAATCCACTCCCATTAATCATCCCATGCCATAGAGTTGTTGGAAAAAATAATATTGGTGGATATAGCTATGGAATAAGGCATAAAATAAATATTTTGAAGAATGAAGGTATTATTTATCAGTAA
- the tpiA gene encoding triose-phosphate isomerase → MKPVIIINYKTYKESIGKRGLEIAKIAEKVSEESGITIGVAPQFVDLRIVAENVNIPVYAQHIDAITPGSHTGHVLAEAIKDCGVKGTLLNHSERNMLLSDIDKAIEIAKSLELETIVCTNNINVSKAVAALNPTYIAIEPPELIGTGIPVSKANPEIVEGTVKEVRKINKDVKILCGAGISTGSDVKAALELGTDGVLLASGVVKAKDVEKAIRDLISEI, encoded by the coding sequence ATGAAACCAGTTATAATCATCAACTACAAAACATACAAAGAAAGTATAGGGAAGAGGGGATTAGAGATAGCAAAAATTGCTGAGAAGGTTTCAGAGGAGAGCGGCATAACAATTGGTGTTGCTCCTCAATTTGTAGATTTAAGAATAGTTGCTGAGAATGTAAATATTCCTGTATACGCTCAGCACATTGATGCCATAACACCTGGAAGCCATACAGGACATGTGTTGGCAGAGGCTATTAAGGATTGTGGTGTTAAAGGGACTTTGTTAAACCATTCAGAAAGAAATATGCTCTTATCAGACATTGATAAAGCCATAGAAATTGCAAAGAGTTTGGAACTTGAGACCATTGTTTGCACCAACAACATAAATGTATCAAAAGCCGTTGCAGCATTAAATCCAACTTACATTGCCATAGAACCACCAGAATTAATTGGAACTGGAATTCCTGTTTCCAAAGCAAACCCAGAGATTGTTGAAGGAACAGTTAAAGAAGTTAGAAAAATAAACAAGGATGTCAAAATTCTTTGTGGAGCTGGAATATCAACTGGAAGTGATGTAAAAGCAGCATTGGAACTTGGAACAGATGGAGTTTTACTTGCATCTGGTGTAGTCAAGGCGAAAGATGTTGAAAAAGCAATAAGAGATTTGATAAGTGAGATTTAA
- the aroE gene encoding shikimate dehydrogenase: MINAKTKLIGLLGHPVEHSFSPIMHNAAFRDKNLNYVYLAFDVLPENLKYVIDGAKAMGIVGFNVTIPHKIEIMKYLDEIDENAKLIGAVNTIKIENNKAVGYNTDGLGARMALEEEIGKKVENKNIIIYGAGGAARAVAFELAKNNNIIIANRTVEKAKNLAEEIREKLNKTEEEVKYSGLDANLDGIDIIINATPIGMYPNVDVKPIVKAEQMHKDMVVMDLIYNPLETVLLKEAKKAGAKAINGLGMLIYQGAIAFEIWTNEKPNIEVMKNAIINHLNLK; this comes from the coding sequence ATGATAAATGCAAAGACAAAACTTATTGGATTGTTGGGGCATCCTGTAGAACATTCCTTTTCACCAATAATGCACAATGCAGCATTTAGGGATAAAAATCTAAATTATGTTTATTTAGCTTTTGATGTGTTGCCAGAAAATTTAAAGTATGTTATTGATGGAGCTAAAGCGATGGGTATTGTTGGATTTAACGTTACCATTCCCCATAAAATTGAAATTATGAAGTATCTGGATGAAATAGATGAAAATGCCAAATTAATAGGGGCAGTAAATACCATAAAAATAGAGAATAACAAGGCAGTTGGTTATAATACAGATGGTTTAGGAGCAAGAATGGCATTAGAGGAAGAAATTGGAAAAAAAGTTGAAAATAAGAACATTATCATCTACGGGGCTGGAGGGGCTGCAAGGGCAGTTGCATTTGAACTTGCAAAGAACAACAACATAATAATTGCAAATAGAACCGTAGAAAAGGCAAAAAATCTTGCAGAGGAGATAAGGGAAAAATTAAACAAAACTGAGGAAGAGGTTAAATATTCAGGATTAGATGCAAATTTGGATGGAATTGACATAATAATAAATGCTACACCAATAGGCATGTATCCAAATGTTGACGTTAAGCCGATTGTGAAGGCAGAGCAAATGCACAAAGATATGGTTGTTATGGATTTGATTTATAACCCATTAGAGACCGTTCTTTTAAAGGAAGCAAAAAAAGCCGGTGCAAAAGCAATAAATGGATTGGGTATGTTGATTTACCAAGGAGCTATTGCATTTGAGATTTGGACAAATGAAAAGCCAAACATTGAGGTCATGAAAAATGCAATAATAAACCATTTAAATCTAAAATAA